DNA sequence from the Colletotrichum higginsianum IMI 349063 chromosome 10, whole genome shotgun sequence genome:
GCCTCAGCCTGATTGGTTCCCTCCACAGAGTACGCCTTTTCgcattttttttttggcttTAATCGGGGGTTTTATGTTCTTTTGGTTTTGTTTCTATAGTTTTGATGGTAACAAAGTGAAATATAGTCCCCGTGAAGAAAGTCTTCCAGAGCGAGCCGGTGTTCGGGCAGGAGCCGAATGATGAGAGTATCGCGGCGTGGAACTCGCTTTTGCCAAGTCAGTCCTCCTCGAGTGCCCTTCGTCTTTGGATGAGAAGACAAGAGGTGATGGAACATGAGGTTTTCTAACACACAAGGCAAACAGAGGGCCGCGGCTGGGTTCACATGCTCAATAAGACAGCTCTCCCCGACATGCCGGGCCTGAACCAGTCGCTGCCAGAGCACATCGCGCTGCCATCGGTATACCACCAGCTTCACTGTCTCGTAAGCTTCTCTCTCctatcccatcccatccaaGAATTTTAAACAAAAAACCACTTGTTGACACAACACCCAAAACAGTACAGCACGATGCGCAGCTACTACGACCTCCTGGACTACATCAACAACCCGCACCAGAGTCGTGAGCTCCCCACCGACCCGGGCTGGAACAAGGAGCACCTGAACCACTGCTGGGACTACCTGCGGCAGAACATCATGTGCGCGGCGGACGTGACGCTGGAATGGCATCGGTGGAACGAAAAGGTCGAGACGGGCTGGGGGTACGAGCATCAGTGTAAGGACTGGGACGCGCTGACGGAATGGGTGCTGGAGAGACGGACGTCCAACAACTGGGGCTTGCtgaggggggagggcgagagGATTCCGCTGAAGGAGGGCTCGTAGGTGGGATTGTTGTGTCGAGTTGACATGCTGTGCTGCATATGCAGTCCCAAGAAGCCAAGATCTCGTCTTATATATGTACATGGTGTATTATGTATGTGGTGTATCGTATCTACAGATATAGTTACTGTTGCTCCAGACTCACTACTTGGAAGAGGATCTTTCATCAACTTTAACCTCACCACCAACCTTCTCCTCCAGCGCGAAATCCGTCTCCAACTTCTCCCTCAAGAcaacctccccctccgcACACGCCAGCAAGGCCGCGACACCGGCAATGCCAGCCGCAACATACCAAACGCCACTGACCGCCTCTCCAAACACATCCACAACCTCAaccctcgccttctcctgCAGACCCTCCAAGAACGCCCGTGTCGCGAACCCGTACGCTCTCCCGCCGCCCAACTGCGCCCTAACCTGCTCATCCGATATCCGACCCGCGAGCGCCCCAAACCTGTTGTTGAAtatcgaggccggcatcgtcacACTCCAGATGTTGGCCAGGCTCTGCACGAACGTGAAGGTGCTCGTGGCGACCGCCTGATCGCTCTCGCCCACCGCACCTTGGAACGCCGGCAACAACGTGTTGATCACCATGCCCAGCCCGAGCGAGAACAGAACCTCCATCAAGATCCACTCCTCGTCCCCCGACGCGGCGTCCAGGATGCTGAACAGCCCGCACGCGACGCACATGCCCGCGAACCCGGCCACGTGCAGCACCTTGTACCGCCCGAGCTTGCTCACCAAGACAACGGAGACGATGCTCGcggggacggcgacggcgacgatgggcAGCAGCTGCACGCCGGCCCGTGAGGGCGTCGACATGCGCACGCCCTGGAAGTACACCGGCAGCAGAAAGTTGGCCCAGTTGCTGAGCAGGCTGCTGGCGAACGCCCCGGCGGCCACGGTGGCCCCCTCCCGGTGGTTGAGCAGGCGGAGCGGCATGACCGGCTCGACTgcgttgttgctgctgcttctgcgTGAAAGATGTCGCTCCAGGAGCAAGAACAGGCCCAGCCCTAGCACGCCGGCGGTGAGCGAGGCGATGATCCGGGCATCGGACCAGAGGTACTCGGACCCGCCGTACGTGACGGCGTACAACATGGAGCCGGTCGCGGCCGTCAGCacgacgttgccgccgtaATCTACGCGCCGGAGGCGTTCGCGACGGCTCGAGTCCGCGTCCCTGACCTTTCCTTTCAGGAAAAAAGCCAAGACCAGAAAGCTCACGACGCCAAACGGCACAGGCAGCCAAAACACCCACCGCCaggcgccggcctggaccAGCACGCCCCCCAACAACGGGCCGCTCACGGCGCCCAGCAGGTAGGCGGTCAGCATGACGGCCATGTACTTCCCTCGGTGCCGGACGGAGACGAGGTCGGAGACCACGATGGCGGACATGACGTTGATGCCGCCTGCGCCGAGGCCCTGGACCACCCGACCGGCGATGAGCTGCGGGCCGGAGGCTGCGGCGCCGGAGATGATACCGCCGATAACGAAGAGAAGCACGGATAGGCAGGtgggatggcggcggccaaaGAGGTCGGACAGCTGACCGAGAGGCGGGGCTATTGCTGCGCTGtgacagggggggggagggtgggagTGTTAGTCGTCGATTACGATGTACGATGTATACACAGATACCAGCTACCCATGTCGAGATGGGCCGGATgagtgggggagggggggcggaggaCCGGGGCCCGACGAGCGGGATGCGGTgacaaaagaaaagaaaaaaagaaaaaaaaaaaa
Encoded proteins:
- a CDS encoding Major facilitator superfamily transporter, which produces MLQQAPSGGPLEPGTLKTADTSTDCTEPTDPTGLTDLSEDARPSSTMETKESVAAAPARGLRFWAIVAALAASKLMLALEITIVSTALPTIVHTLGMGSSYVWVSNGAALASAAIAPPLGQLSDLFGRRHPTCLSVLLFVIGGIISGAAASGPQLIAGRVVQGLGAGGINVMSAIVVSDLVSVRHRGKYMAVMLTAYLLGAVSGPLLGGVLVQAGAWRWVFWLPVPFGVVSFLVLAFFLKGKVRDADSSRRERLRRVDYGGNVVLTAATGSMLYAVTYGGSEYLWSDARIIASLTAGVLGLGLFLLLERHLSRRSSSNNAVEPVMPLRLLNHREGATVAAGAFASSLLSNWANFLLPVYFQGVRMSTPSRAGVQLLPIVAVAVPASIVSVVLVSKLGRYKVLHVAGFAGMCVACGLFSILDAASGDEEWILMEVLFSLGLGMVINTLLPAFQGAVGESDQAVATSTFTFVQSLANIWSVTMPASIFNNRFGALAGRISDEQVRAQLGGGRAYGFATRAFLEGLQEKARVEVVDVFGEAVSGVWYVAAGIAGVAALLACAEGEVVLREKLETDFALEEKVGGEVKVDERSSSK